ACAACTACGTGAAAAATATCAAAATTAAATATAACTGATTATATAGTATATTCAAGGTAATATTGCCATACAATAGCTATTTAATCGCTTTGAACCAGGTGGAAGTTTCATTTCACTTGGTTCTTTTTCATTTTATCGAAATTGAAACTTTTCATAAATTTCCTTCACTCATTTACGTTCATAAATTATTATTTTTAATAAAAACAAAGTATAAATTTCTAATTATCTTTTTATATTTTCTTAAATGCTCGTAAAGCCTTATTCTATGTGCTTTCGAGTATTTTTACTGTAGGAAGATACTTCACGTTTCTTTGCATATTTCCTCATGTCTTAGCTGTCAGAAGTGGTAAATAAGTAGTAAATTCATTTGTACTACTAAGCAACAAGACGCTCCTGTTGCTTCTCTTTATTCAAGCGTTTCATTTCTGCCATTGCAGAATCGAATGTTGCATGTGCGTAATAGTTCAGCGTCATGGCTATATTAGCATGTCCCATAATGTACTGTAATGCCTTTGGATTCATTCCTGCATTTGCATAGTTGGTACAGAATGTATGTCGCAAACTATGTGGAGTGATGTGTGGCAATTTATCCTCGTTATACTTATTGTATTTCTTAACAAGACCTTTCATCATGCCGTTGTAATCACTTGCCACTTTTGGATAGTTCTTTCTATTAAGAAAGAGGAAATCACTATATCCATCAATCTCAACACGCTTATCATTCTTTCGATTCGCTAACACTCGCTTAAATGCTTGATAGGCTTCTTCAACCATAGGAACTTGACGTTCGCCACTTTTGGTCTTTGGTGTTTCAATGTAGTACCCAATTTCAGTATCTCTCAATAGCTGATGGTCTATATTGACAAGACGATTCTCAAAATCTAAATCTGGAAGTGTCAAACCACCAAACTCTGAAATACGAAGACCTGTTTTTAAGAGTATCAGAATTTCATCATAATTTTTGCTGTAGGTTTTATCAGCTTTTGCAAAGGCTAACAGTTTTTCTTCCTGTTCTTCTGTTAGTACGGTCTTAGGGACAGTATCATCATCAAGAACTGCTTTCAGTTGAAAGTCAAATGGATTCTTCCGAACACAATCATCTTGTATAGCAATATAGAATGAAGCCTTTAAAGAACGTTTGTAGTTATTGATGGTTTGATAAGCATAACCATTTTCACTCATTCTAATAGCCCATTCTTTAGCGTCTGATGGCTTAATACTGTCAATACTTCTTACACCTAACTTGTCTTTCTTCAAAATATCCATAAGATATTTGCGTCCAGTTTCAGTGTTTTTTCTAACCTTTGGTCTTTGAGCGTTCTGTTTTGCGTAAAGCTGGCAGAGTGTCATTTTCTTTCCTACAACATCAATACCATCATGAATGTCTTTCTGTAACTCTGCGATTTTCTCTCTAAGTGAGATACAATCACGCTTTCCTGCTGGTACTCGGTCTGTAGCCACAAGTTTCCACGAGTAAACAAATTGCGGTTCTCCAAATGAATCTATATATTTGTATAAGTATCTTCCGTCTTTTCGTTGGCTCTCTCCAGTCTTTAAGATTCGACCTTTATTGTCACGTCTTTTTTCTGACATGGCATTTGCTCCTTTCCTTTATGGAAAGAGCCTTGATACGACTTAATACTATTTTATCATATACAAGACCCTTTGGCGACGCTAGATTGCGTCCAATGTATCTATAATTTTTTCAAATTGTTTTCGTTTAATCTGAATACGATTGCCATTCATAATCAGCCAATTTGCATTTTTATTTTCCTCTGCCAAGCGTCGTAGCTTGTTTTCGCCAATACGAAAATATTTTGACGCTTCTTCAATGGTTAGGGTATAACGTTCCCAAATAGGAATGTCAGTCTGCTTCATAAAATCCTCCTTTCCAAATCACTTATTTGGATTTCATAAAAGTTGTTTTACCAGCAATCGAACAGCTTTAGCAAAGCTCACGGGAGTTCCACCCCTGCATGGTTCTCATGTAGCCATACTCATTGCCTGCGACGGTTTTATCACGCTCGGACTATTGACTGTATGGGAGTATCATTATCACGATAAGAATGTCGTTGCAGGCAATCCTGCTAAAGATTGCTTCTCGGATCACTAACATGAATCGCTCGCTATCTTTATAAGATAGGTCATGGCGGTTAGTTCCGTTGGCTCTTTTCTTATCGAAACGTATTCGATTACTTTTATTCAGTTTTCAAAGAACAATGGCTCGTTAGCCTATCAAAACACATTGAAAGCTCAATATGCTTTGGTGGAATAACAAACCTCCCTGTTCGGGAAGCGTGGAATGGTTTAGCACGCTTCCACGAAAGGAGAGAGGATATTACTTAATTTCAAATGACAAAATCTTTGTAATCAGTCTGGTTTCCATTCTTCCACGTAAGACTTCATCAACGACCATACTTTGATTGCCATATTCATCTTTCATAAGTCGTAGGGAACGCTTCGTTATGTACCCTCTGTAATGATGTAGAATCTGGTTAATCGCTTCGGTATCGCCATCTGTTGCCTTTACAATGAGAGGAAAGGGAATCATAGGATATTGTGTTTTCATTCTTCAAATTCCTCCATAAACTTTTTAATTAAGGCTAGTCCACTGGTTCTATGCCGATAGACAGTAGAACGGTTCAATTTCAACAGGTCTGCAATTTCTGAATCGCTCATGTCCATAAAGTAAAACAGCAGTAGAATTTCACGTTTCTTGTCTGGCAACTCACGTAATGCTTCACTCAACAAATCATTTTCAACGCCTACTGATAACCCATTGAGTGTAAAAATCTGAAAGTCAGTTGAATAGTTATCTGTTGTCGCAAACTGGCTAACAAGATAATCGCCAACATCCGAAAAGGACACCTCACGCTTTGCAATCCTTGAAAGATAAAGCATATAATTCTTTCGCTCGTCTTCCATAGCACGTTTACAGATATAGTCAAACTGATTTTCTATTGTGGTCTGAAAAGAAGATGGTTTCATGTTTCTCACCCCCTTTCTGTCTAGGAAAGGAAGTGAGCCTTGCTCGTTTATCTCCTTTCACTCTTAGTCCCAATGTGAAAGGGGGATTTGTTGCATTACTGATAAATAAACTTTGTAAAAAAGTTCTGAATAGCCAAAAAAGCATATAAACAGATTTATTTCTCTGTTTACATGCTTCTGTTATTCTATCTATATGATTTATAAAACCACATTGGTGGACGTACTTATCTATTGCAGATAGACGACTTTTTTTGACAAGAACCCAATGTAAGGAAATTTATTGTATATGATGTACTTCATGGCGACGTTGACCTCCAACAAACCGCCATTTGGAAGTAATATACAATATTTTAACAGCGTAAATAGCACTACCATATAACGGTTTTTTTTATTGGCGTTTAGTAGTGCTTTTTATTAAATATAAACCTATAAACCATATAACACGTTTTTCTATACCTGTTTTTAATTCAGTAGGAACAATAAAATGTATAGAGGTGGTCTACTATGCGTAAAAAAGAAGATAAATATGATTTTAGAGCCTTTGGTTTAGCCATTAAAGAAGCTCGATTGAAACGAGGTTTAACTCGTGAACAAGTGGGAGCATTGATTGAAATTGACCCACGGTACTTAACTAATATTGAAAATAAAGGGCAACACCCCAGCATACAAGTTCTTTATGACCTTGTATCGTTACTTCATGTTTCCGTTGATGAATTTTTCTTACCTGCTAATAACTTGGTAAAAAGCACCCGACGATTACAGATAGAGAAATACATGGATAGCTTTACAGACAAAGAACTATCCTTAATGGAATCTTTAGCCAGCGGTATCAACGAAGCAAGAAACATCGAAGACTAATTAAAAGAATCCATACATAACGGAAAGAGCCGATAAAATGAGATTGTATTAATCTCATTTTATCGGCTCTGCGTCTTTGCGTCTGGCTCTGTAATCACAGTTACTTTGAACTGCTTTATTTCAATTAAATTTTCTTGTCTGCATTTCGGACAATAGAGGGGGAATTTTTTTAATTCAGTATCTTCCCTTATCTTTAATCGTGTTTTATTTCCACATACAGGACACAATATCCACTTGTAGTTTATAATAACTATCTCCTCCTTTACACTTTAATTCAAATCTTTATTAAAAAATATTTCATCTTATTTAACAAGAAACCATATTTATATAACAACATAAAATACACTAAGTTATTTTATTGAACATATATCGTACTTTATCTATCCGACTATTTGGACGACGGGGCTGGCAAACAGGTTCACCGGTAGTAACATGGTACCCTTTTAACTCTGTTAAACAAACACTACGTCCATTTGTAAAGAAAGTTAAATCACTACGATATTCTTGAATACACCGAGCAGGGATTTCTCCACTAAGAATGACCTCATTATTTTTCAATTGAGTGTCTACGATGTTCGCACAATATTTAGGAGCATCGTTGTATGCTCGTGAAAGATATTCCTGTGGCGCATAAATTTTAAAACTAAGATATGGCTCTAACAATTCTGTTCCAGCTTTTTTTAAGACTTGTTCCAATACAATAGGAGCAAGCATCCGAAAATCTGCTGGGGTACTAACAGGGCTATAGTATAAGCCATACTTAAAACAGATTTTACAGTCCGTCACATTCCAACCATACAATCCTTGTTCACAGCCATAGCGTATCCCCTCCATAACTGCATTTTGAAACGATTGATTTAAGTATCCAAGAGAAACCGAGCTCTCATACTGCATTCCACTTCCCAACGGAAGCGGTGATACAGATAAACCAATGGAAGCCCAGAAAGGATTTGGCGGCACTTCGATGTGAATGGTATATTCTGCATTTTTTAACGGTCTCTCCATATAAATGACTGTAGGCTCTTTTAGTTCTATCTCCACATGATACTTTTCTTGCAACAGTGCACTAATCACTTCCATTTGTACTTTCCCTAAGAAAGAAAGTATAATTTCATGTGTCGTAGAATCCACGTAATATCGTAGAAGCGGATCACTATCTGAGATTTCCAAAAGGGCATCAAGCAACATTTCTCTCTGTTCAGGTTTACTCGGTTCAACAGTTGTTTGTAGTAGAGGGTGCGGATTTTCAATCTTTTTTCTCTGTGGCAATAGTTTTGTATCTCCTAGAACACTATTTAACTTCAAAAACTCATTTTGCAAAATAACAATTTCTCCAGAATAAGCTCTATCAATCTTACATAATTCACCATTTATTGAAGTATACATTTCTGTAACTTTTATTTTTTCTTTTTCTGATACTCTAACCGAATCTCGTAAATGTAGTACTCCACTATAAAGGCGTATATATGCAAGACGTTGTCTTTTTTTTGTATATTCAATTTTGAAAACATTTCCGCAAAGTTCAGACGGACCTCGATGTGTTGATGAATAAAATTTATTAGTAATAACTTCTATAAGGTTATCAATCCCTATATTACTTTTTGCACTTCCATGATAAAGAGGGAACAGAGAACAATTCTGAAATCTTATGCTTTCCTCTTGTTCGAGTTCCAATGCTTCTAATGATTTACCGGACATATATTTCTCTAAAAGGTCATCGTTTCCCTCTATTACCGTATCCCATTGTTCAGATTCGGTAAAGTTCGTCACACACATATTAGGATACAGTTCTACCTTCTGTTTGATTACAATTTCGGCAGAAAGTTTCTCTTTAATATCCTGATAAACCGTTGATAAATCAATTCCATTTTGGTCAATCTTATTGATAAAAAAGATTGTGGGAATCCCCATTTTCCTAAGTGCATGAAATAATATACGAGTTTGTGCTTGTACGCCATCTTTTGCAGAAATCAGTAGAATTGCCCCATCTAAAACTGATAATGAACGATATACTTCTGCTAAGAAATCCATATGTCCTGGCGTGTCTATGATGTTCACCTTCGTATTTTCCCACTGAAAAGAGGTTATTCCTGTCTGAATTGTAATTCCTCTCTGACGTTCTAAAAGCGTATTATCCGTCCTCGTTGTACCTTTGTCCACGCTTCCTAATTCTGTAATCGCTCCACTGTTATATAATAAGCTTTCTGTTAAGGTAGTTTTTCCTGCATCAACATGAGCTAAAACTCCAATATTAATAATTTTCATGTGATTTTCCTCCATTCAAAAACCCAAAAGGGCATAAAAATCCCAGTGATAAATACTTTTATCACTGGGATTTTTATGCATAACCATAGGCATACAAAGCATACAGATATTCTCCGGATACTTTAGAATCACATGATAAAGGTATTCTTAAACTGGGTACAAAAAACTAAGCCCTCCTAAAAAAGGACATCCAATTATTTGTTCCCACTATCAAATTGACAGTTTATTTAAGAATACCTTGCCGCATATTTATTAACTCCTTTTAAATAGATACTTAAATAATAGCACGTAAGAGCATATTTGTAAAGGAATCTCCAATTTTTTATCAAAGAGAGTACGTGATTACAAAATAGCTGTAATAATGTACCAATATTTGTTATTCTATAATCTTCCAATTACTCCCGTTCTTTTCAAGTACCAAATCAAATTGAGATACCTGCGTTGCTTTGGTCTGCTGGTCGATATACTCCACTGTCAGCGATACCGTGACTTGATTATCCTTACGATTGTGAATAGGATTTACCAGTTCTTGAAAGATGTACTCTTTTCCGATTGGTTTTAATATCCCGTCATTCACATAGTAGGAAAGTTCACTGGCTGTCGCTGTAGGATAGAGCTTGAAGAACGTCGTTAAAAACTCATTGATTTCATTGGTTGTAATGGAATCAACCGTCCCCTCACTTTCAATGGCTTTTGGTTTATAACTTGATTTCTTAGGTATGTTGGTAATGGTCGGATTCTTAACCAGTACCATATTTCCAGAACCATCTACATAGACACTCACTATATAAGCAGAGTGGACGGTCTTTGTATTTTCTCCCTCTGTAATGAGCTGGTCTACACTGTAGGTTACATTAAACTCATTGTCGCCAGTTGGCTCTACCGTCCATATCTGAAATCCTCTTACAGAAGACGATACAGGAATATCTTTGCGTACTGTATCAACATTGAGAGCTTGAAGTTCATCTGTCAGATAGCCTTTTAGACTTTCCATTCGATTATCAATGGACTTATCGGATTGCTCCCATGAATAGTAGACTTTCGCAAAGTTCTCTACAA
This is a stretch of genomic DNA from Staphylococcus roterodami. It encodes these proteins:
- a CDS encoding tyrosine-type recombinase/integrase: MSEKRRDNKGRILKTGESQRKDGRYLYKYIDSFGEPQFVYSWKLVATDRVPAGKRDCISLREKIAELQKDIHDGIDVVGKKMTLCQLYAKQNAQRPKVRKNTETGRKYLMDILKKDKLGVRSIDSIKPSDAKEWAIRMSENGYAYQTINNYKRSLKASFYIAIQDDCVRKNPFDFQLKAVLDDDTVPKTVLTEEQEEKLLAFAKADKTYSKNYDEILILLKTGLRISEFGGLTLPDLDFENRLVNIDHQLLRDTEIGYYIETPKTKSGERQVPMVEEAYQAFKRVLANRKNDKRVEIDGYSDFLFLNRKNYPKVASDYNGMMKGLVKKYNKYNEDKLPHITPHSLRHTFCTNYANAGMNPKALQYIMGHANIAMTLNYYAHATFDSAMAEMKRLNKEKQQERLVA
- a CDS encoding helix-turn-helix domain-containing protein: MKTQYPMIPFPLIVKATDGDTEAINQILHHYRGYITKRSLRLMKDEYGNQSMVVDEVLRGRMETRLITKILSFEIK
- a CDS encoding cysteine-rich KTR domain-containing protein, which codes for MCPVCGNKTRLKIREDTELKKFPLYCPKCRQENLIEIKQFKVTVITEPDAKTQSR
- a CDS encoding sigma-70 family RNA polymerase sigma factor; protein product: MKPSSFQTTIENQFDYICKRAMEDERKNYMLYLSRIAKREVSFSDVGDYLVSQFATTDNYSTDFQIFTLNGLSVGVENDLLSEALRELPDKKREILLLFYFMDMSDSEIADLLKLNRSTVYRHRTSGLALIKKFMEEFEE
- a CDS encoding conjugal transfer protein; this translates as MRKEDLMMKFRKNQNKEKQIPKEKKPRVYKVNPHKKVVIALWVLLGLSFSFAIFKHFTAIDTHTIHETTIIEKEYVDTHHVENFVENFAKVYYSWEQSDKSIDNRMESLKGYLTDELQALNVDTVRKDIPVSSSVRGFQIWTVEPTGDNEFNVTYSVDQLITEGENTKTVHSAYIVSVYVDGSGNMVLVKNPTITNIPKKSSYKPKAIESEGTVDSITTNEINEFLTTFFKLYPTATASELSYYVNDGILKPIGKEYIFQELVNPIHNRKDNQVTVSLTVEYIDQQTKATQVSQFDLVLEKNGSNWKIIE
- a CDS encoding excisionase; translation: MKQTDIPIWERYTLTIEEASKYFRIGENKLRRLAEENKNANWLIMNGNRIQIKRKQFEKIIDTLDAI
- the tet(M) gene encoding tetracycline resistance ribosomal protection protein Tet(M); translation: MKIINIGVLAHVDAGKTTLTESLLYNSGAITELGSVDKGTTRTDNTLLERQRGITIQTGITSFQWENTKVNIIDTPGHMDFLAEVYRSLSVLDGAILLISAKDGVQAQTRILFHALRKMGIPTIFFINKIDQNGIDLSTVYQDIKEKLSAEIVIKQKVELYPNMCVTNFTESEQWDTVIEGNDDLLEKYMSGKSLEALELEQEESIRFQNCSLFPLYHGSAKSNIGIDNLIEVITNKFYSSTHRGPSELCGNVFKIEYTKKRQRLAYIRLYSGVLHLRDSVRVSEKEKIKVTEMYTSINGELCKIDRAYSGEIVILQNEFLKLNSVLGDTKLLPQRKKIENPHPLLQTTVEPSKPEQREMLLDALLEISDSDPLLRYYVDSTTHEIILSFLGKVQMEVISALLQEKYHVEIELKEPTVIYMERPLKNAEYTIHIEVPPNPFWASIGLSVSPLPLGSGMQYESSVSLGYLNQSFQNAVMEGIRYGCEQGLYGWNVTDCKICFKYGLYYSPVSTPADFRMLAPIVLEQVLKKAGTELLEPYLSFKIYAPQEYLSRAYNDAPKYCANIVDTQLKNNEVILSGEIPARCIQEYRSDLTFFTNGRSVCLTELKGYHVTTGEPVCQPRRPNSRIDKVRYMFNKIT
- a CDS encoding tetracycline resistance determinant leader peptide, with the translated sequence MILKYPENICMLCMPMVMHKNPSDKSIYHWDFYALLGF
- a CDS encoding helix-turn-helix transcriptional regulator, translated to MRKKEDKYDFRAFGLAIKEARLKRGLTREQVGALIEIDPRYLTNIENKGQHPSIQVLYDLVSLLHVSVDEFFLPANNLVKSTRRLQIEKYMDSFTDKELSLMESLASGINEARNIED